The Spartinivicinus poritis DNA window ACAACAACTAAAGAGGGTGAACCATTACTGGTATTTTCGCACACTGCTGTAAAACCAGGTTTTAACGTAACATTTTTTGATCTGCTAATAGATAGGTATTGCTCTGTTGCTGCAAAAGTATTTTTATGGAAGATTAACAATATAATAATGACTTTTAGTATTGATTTTTGTTTCAATAAGAGTGCTCTTTAGATTTAAACAAGAATATCCCTCAGAAAAAAGCATACTGAGGGAATTGAGAAATTTTATTAGCCATTAGCTGTTAATAACGTGTTCAAAACAGCATTAGTTCCTGGCTGACTATTATTTGATACAGATAAAACTAAACCTTCAAAATTGGCTGGAACACCATTCTCTGGATAAGTCACAGTTTCCTTAGGAGAAATTGTGTAAACTTTTGCATCATTTCCTAAGGTTACAGATACCCTAGCATTATTAGAGTTGCTCAAATTTTTCATGGTAACTAAAGAAGGTGAACCATCATTAGTATCATTGTTTACTGCAGCAACACCACCAGGAATTTCAACTTCTGCATTATATTTTAGGTTTAATGAATCTGACATTTGTATTCCCTTACTATATGCTGGAATGAATTGATCAACTAAAGCTATATAATGAAATAGCTTTATCTTGAATTTAATAGCCTTCAAGACTATCAAGTATTTAAATCGCTTCTTATTCATTCAGTATTTTGATTGAATAGTCTAACGATTCGGATGTAAGTATAGATGCACTAACCAATAAATAAAGTTATATTTTATTACACGTTTATCCTTCTAAATCTCATACAAATACAGCTCGTGTATCTCCTTCTCTTCAATGCCCAAGTAGTCTAGCGTCTGCTTTTGCATCGCATGTCCGAAGTCTTCCATAAGGACAGGAACCGGGGCGTTGTTGCCCTTGCGCTGCCAGTAGCCCCACGTCTTGCGTAGGGTGTGGCTGCCATAGTTGCCTTTCAAGCCAACCTTTTTGCACCACTGCTTAACCAAGCGGTTAACGTAGGGTACCGTAATGGGTCCACGCTGGCCTTGGAACAGTAAGCCATCTGGTGCATAGTCTCGGCTAGCAGTCAGTTGTTGTATGGCGTCGGTGGCTGCTTGGTTAAGCAAAACCTTTAGATATTTATTATTTTTTTTTCTGCTTCACATCTAAATATGATCCGTGCTCGATCATATGCACTTGTTCGGCACGAAATGCTGTATTAGTTCAAAGAATAAAAATACAATTTCATTTGTTTTTTATTTTTTTATTTAAAAATAGTGTATAAATGTTTTATTTTATAAGTTAACTAATTCATAAAATACTACTCCTGTTTATTGTTTTAACTTATAAGTTTGTAGTCTATAAGGTTTATTTACATGAGAAAAACAGTTTTAGCCATTGCCATTGTTAGTACTTTTACTTCTCCAGTTTTCGCCGAGAAAAGCGGCTATTACCTTGGTTTTAGCGCTGGTCAGGCTGATTATGATAGCCTTACTTTTAGCGCAATTAGTGCTACTGGCTTAGATGTTTATAATGGAAGTTCTTTTAATACTAGTTCTACGGATAAAGATGGTATTTTCAAACTATTTGGTGGATACCGTTTCAATAAACACCTTGCAATAGAAGCTGACTATACTAAGTTTTCTGATACCAGATCAAATTTATCTGCCAATTCAAACGATGGCTATAGAGCAACCAATAGAGTTGATAATGAACTTGAAGGTTTTGGCCTAAAAGCTGTTGGGTTTTATCCAATTACAGATAGCTTTGAAATAAAAGCCTCTGCAGGGCTTCTTAGATGGAAACTTGATGAAAAATCAAATGCTGTTCGTGAAGTCAACCTGAGTGACACCAGTGAAACAAACACTTTTAAGCAGGGCTATAACTCAACTGAAAGAGGCACTAGTATTACTGTAGGTCTTGGTGCTAACTACAATATCAATGATCACTTTACAGTTGGCCTCAACTGGGAACGTATTAATGATGTAGGTGAAAAGCGTTTTGCTTTTGGTGAAACCGATATTGATACTTATACTGCTTCTTTGCAGTACAATTTTTAATCCCTTATTGATTGCAAATATATACCCAATGCGAATTATTTTTAGGTTTTGTTATCTTCGTTCCTCACCTAAAAACCCTTCGCATTGGGTATAGTAAGCGTGACAGCCTCACGTTTACTACTGAAGATGCTTCTTCACGGTAACAACTCAAAAATGACCGAAAATAAAGGGCTATAGTGGATCAGGATGATTCACTCAAGTTTAGCAACTTAGCGACTATTTATAGATTTAAAAAGTCCGACTACAAAAAAATCAAAGAAAAATTTAAACGTATCTATATTATTGAAAGATTAAATATTTCTGCTGAAGATCAAAATATTTCAAAGTCGAATAGTGCTTTTGAGATTTTCCTTACTGATGGCACTATGATTAAGCCTGAATATGTTGATGCAACACTTGCAGATCATTCAAAAAACGAACTAGTCATAGAAAGTTCCCTTGTAAATTTTAAAAGAGAAATAATCATGGATAAGAAGCTAGCTGAAGATTTATCTTTCGTATATCGTGTACATTAGCTTTAGTTGTAGATGTTGCTACAGGAGTAGTATACACAACAGCAACGATGGCTGTAATTGTAGCGCTTGTTACAGTTGTAGTGGTGAGTATGTGCATTATAGGTAATTGTGGTAATCGGTTTTAGCAAATAACTAGAAACTTTCAGTCCTCTTGCAAGATTGGGATTGATAATCAAGAGATGTATTTGTATCCAACCGGAAAACGCTCCAACGGTAAAAAACCACCCACAACCTGTGAATCTGAAAAGCTAACTCCAGTCAGGGTGGTGATACGAATGAGGCTGATAACAGCCAAACTTAAACTTTTAAATTACGCAGCTACATTTTCTCTGCTAGCTAGCATCTGTAACCCTTTACCTATTTTGCTTAGGCCTTCCTCCAGTTGAGCTTGCTTAATAATTAAAGGCGGTAGTATTTTAACTACACTATCCTCTTTGCCACAGGTTTCAACTAATAGTTTGTTTTCAAATAAAGTCCTAGACAATTGTTTGGCAAAACCAGCTACTGGTATTTCTAATCCCCAAATCATCCCCCTCCCTCTAACAGACATCTTTAACTGAGGAAAATCTGATACAAACTGCTCAAGGCAGCGTTTTATCATATGACCCTTTTGAAGCACTGCTTGTGATAGCTCATCATTATCCCAATAGGTCAATAACTCCGCTGCTGCAACAAATGCTAAGTTATTTCCTCTAAATGTGCCTGTATGTTCACCTGGCAGCCATTGATCTAGCTCTGGTTTTATTAAGGTAAAAGCAAGTGGTAAACCTCCACCTATTGATTTTGACATGCAAACAATATCAGGCTTTATTCCTGCAAACTCAAAACTAAAAAATTCACCAGACCGTCCATTACCTACTTGAATGTCATCTATTATTAGGAAAATGTTTTTTTCTCTACATAGTTTTTCGATTTCTTGAAGCCACTCTTTAGACGCCGTATTAACTCCTCCCTCTCCTTGAATCGTTTCTAAAATAATAGCAGCAGGCATTGATACACCACTACTAGAGTCTTCTATTAATTGCCTAATATAATTTGCTGTATTTATCGTTTCACCAAAATAGCCATCATAAGGTGCATGATAAACATTTGTACGACTAGCATAAATCTGCTGATGATAATAATCATTTGCAGTAATGGCTAATGCCCCCATGGTTAGTCCATGATAGCCTTGAGTAAAAGCAATGACATTGCCACGCTGAGTAACACGGCGTGCCAACTTAATGGCCGCTTCTACGGCATTGGTACCTGTAGGTCCAGTAAATTGAATTTTATAATCAAGGCCTCTAGGTTTTATAATAGTCTGATAAAACTTTTCAATAAATTTTTGTTTTGCTACTGTGGCTTTATCCAAACTATGTAAAATTCCTTGATGATTAAGGTAGCTAATCAACGCTTGATTCATCGCCTTTGGATTATGACCATAATTAAGTGTGCCAGCTCCAGCAAAGAAATCTAAATACTCATTCCCTTGGTCGTCCCATATAATTGATCCATCAGCGCGATCAAAAACAACAGGAAACGATCGGATATAGCTTCTCACTTCTGACTCATAATCTGAGAATAATTTCATTACTTTCCCTTAAAATTAATTTGTAATCTTTTTTGTGAAAATATTATTGGCGGTTACTTTTAGGGGAAGAGACAAAGTCATACTACCCTCTTAGCAGCCTCTTTACTATTTATATTATAAAATAACAGTATACTTGCTATTATTAGTAGCCCACAGATTCCATACAGCAGAGTAATGCCTCTTCCAGGTCCAACACCTAACACTGCTACCATGCTAGAAGCTAAAGGACCATTGACAGCCATCATTGGCTCAAAAATATAATCTGCTAGCGGTCCAGCCGCTAAGAAAGCAAGCGGCAAAGCACCTTGCGAAACAACCGTTTGGATACTTAACACTCTACCTTGTATTTCAGAAGGTACAGCAGTTTGCCAAATAACTTGATTGCAGCCGTCCACAATAACAAATGACAATGTAATTAACAGCGCTATTGTTGATAATAACAGTATCGTATATACATCCTTGATAAAAATCAAAGTTGACATCATTAGCAATATGCCAATTATTAATAGTGCGAAACAAATACCTTTTACTTTATCTTTTGGGCCTCCCCATATAGCTAGAAAAATACTTCCTAGCAAAGTACCCACTCCAGCTGCAGTCAAGACCTTACCTAATTCAATAACATTTGAAAAACTTAAGACAAGAGGAGTAAACAATACATGTACAACCCCTATTGAGAAGTTAACAACAGCCATAAATATCAGTAAATATAGTAGATTTCTGTTTTGTTTTAAGTATTGAAGGCCAAAAGAAACATCTCTCATGATACTTCTTTTATTATCTTTTTTACTCTCTTTAACCCTTCCATCACAATCATTCAGCTGCTTCAATACAACCAATATAAGTAAAATAGCCGTAATAAAGCTTATGATATCAATAGTAAATATTCCCTCCATACCAATGGTAACCAGAGAAAAAGCAGCAACCGCCGGTACAGATATTT harbors:
- a CDS encoding outer membrane beta-barrel protein, which produces MRKTVLAIAIVSTFTSPVFAEKSGYYLGFSAGQADYDSLTFSAISATGLDVYNGSSFNTSSTDKDGIFKLFGGYRFNKHLAIEADYTKFSDTRSNLSANSNDGYRATNRVDNELEGFGLKAVGFYPITDSFEIKASAGLLRWKLDEKSNAVREVNLSDTSETNTFKQGYNSTERGTSITVGLGANYNINDHFTVGLNWERINDVGEKRFAFGETDIDTYTASLQYNF
- the ectB gene encoding diaminobutyrate--2-oxoglutarate transaminase produces the protein MKLFSDYESEVRSYIRSFPVVFDRADGSIIWDDQGNEYLDFFAGAGTLNYGHNPKAMNQALISYLNHQGILHSLDKATVAKQKFIEKFYQTIIKPRGLDYKIQFTGPTGTNAVEAAIKLARRVTQRGNVIAFTQGYHGLTMGALAITANDYYHQQIYASRTNVYHAPYDGYFGETINTANYIRQLIEDSSSGVSMPAAIILETIQGEGGVNTASKEWLQEIEKLCREKNIFLIIDDIQVGNGRSGEFFSFEFAGIKPDIVCMSKSIGGGLPLAFTLIKPELDQWLPGEHTGTFRGNNLAFVAAAELLTYWDNDELSQAVLQKGHMIKRCLEQFVSDFPQLKMSVRGRGMIWGLEIPVAGFAKQLSRTLFENKLLVETCGKEDSVVKILPPLIIKQAQLEEGLSKIGKGLQMLASRENVAA
- a CDS encoding MFS transporter — its product is MHVLTEDTEYNDEQDKSIGFIRFSLLLVATLISVLGTMMTDFALGQWVYQETQSATAYGLIGFAALAPQLLMAPVIGALIDRYSRALLMIVGHAGAGICTLLLLFLYMNQSLDVWLIILLASISSVFNGLINQTFIVLTPVIVNKNQLVRVQGFIQGGMGLIEISVPAVAAFSLVTIGMEGIFTIDIISFITAILLILVVLKQLNDCDGRVKESKKDNKRSIMRDVSFGLQYLKQNRNLLYLLIFMAVVNFSIGVVHVLFTPLVLSFSNVIELGKVLTAAGVGTLLGSIFLAIWGGPKDKVKGICFALLIIGILLMMSTLIFIKDVYTILLLSTIALLITLSFVIVDGCNQVIWQTAVPSEIQGRVLSIQTVVSQGALPLAFLAAGPLADYIFEPMMAVNGPLASSMVAVLGVGPGRGITLLYGICGLLIIASILLFYNINSKEAAKRVV